TCGCGGGTCCATCTCTGGAGCCGCAGCCGCTGCAGCAAGGCAGAGCAAGATGCCACACCGCAAATCTGAATCCAATCTCCGCAACTTTAATACAATGCCCatgacttcttctcccaattTTGTCGCTGGACCTCAATACGATCCTGATGCCGACGAGGATCATGACACCGCTGCCCAACACAACAATAACAGAACCCGATCCGACACTAATACCATTGCGTACGCCTCCCCTCGTCGAGTTCGATACGAGACTCTGCTCTCTGGAGAACCAGGCGTGACCAAACAAGGCGCAGGATGGACGAGCAGTAATATCAACGTTCCATCGTATCAGCGAAAAGGAGTGAAACCCTCATCATCTATGGCTTCGCTACGCGAACGGGCGAGGGCGTTGTTGGGCGAttcaagagaaagggagagacATATCGTTGACCTCTCCAGAAAACCTGCCTCGAGCGTGGACGGTCATGCTCAAGGATCTGGGGCAGGAGCAGGTGCGAGGGAAAGTTTGAAAGTGGAAAGACGGTCGTCAAGATTGACTCtgagaggagaaaagggtGTGAAGAAAGAAACCGCCAATAATGCCGCTTCTAACAGCAATACCGAGCATCCTGCTAGACCGAATACGCCCGCTGCGGAGAGTGTGTTTGGTATGAGGAGTGGTACAGCTGGTGGtgacaagaagatgaagggatgggtgaagagcttgaagggTGCCATGGGAATGGGCAAGGCTTAATCTTTTTGGTTATCCCCTTACGACTGCACGATAAGACGACATAACAAGCGACGATTGATGGAAAACGATACTGACGAGTCGGAGTTGTTGatatcttttttctttttcataATATTTGTAAAGATAGACGTTTTTCTCGCTGTGTTAATAAAATACacttgttttttttttttttttttttgctttctcATTCCCCCCTATTTTTGCAATCTTGGACTTAGAAATACTTTTACCTCACTTTCTTTATATACCCTTCCCAAGCATGCCACTCTTTTAGCTGCCTCGCTCTTTTCACGCTTCTCTCTTCGTTGTTAGATATGCTATGCGCTGTTGCTGCTCACTTATGCAAGGCTCGACTCTCCTGCAGAATGTTTTGTACAAACAAGTCACAACATACATCATAAATCTAATCGCATTACAGCATCGCATCAAGCGGCCCGTCTTGGGAAGTCATCAGAAAAAAATCATATTTTTTCATTCCATTTACCCTCTTTCGTTTCTGAATTTCATCATGTTTCGTTCAAATGTCCAGCTTGAAAAAGCCACAGGTTCTCATATCCGATTTGGCTTCGGTTTGGGAAAAGCCAcacttccctcttccttggcgTACACTGTTGCCTTGGTCGCCGATCGATGAACCGTAGTTTCTGACTGGCCTGCCAGTCCGAGGTTCCCGTCGGGAGTAGATTCGATCCCTGTCGAATGTGCTTCAGGGAAATAGACGACTGTTCCTTCGGGTTGGGAGTTTGATGGGGAATGTAGGTGTGATTGTGATCGTGATTGTGAATGGATTTGTGGGTGAGATTGTGATTGCGAATGGGAGTAGGGTGGAACAAAAAGAATTGACGACTGCTTCTCTGGAGGCTGATGCTGGAGTTGGGGTGGGCGTTGCACCGATATCTGCTGCTGCGGTGGCAAAAACGTCTCGGAAGACACAGCCGGTCGATACCCATACCCATACGTTATATCGCGCTCACCCGCAGCATGTACCGGTGGACCATTCACGTCGACGTCATATACAGACATTTCATCGGCGTTTTGGTACCTACAAATCGGGGTGTTAGCGATTATTTCAAATCTTTTTGCGTTTtgcccatcttcttctagATGATGAGTCCAGACTGAGAACGGGGGATACGGAATGGGGGATTATGCGACGTACCTGATATCATAAGGATTCTGATAACTCTGATGTCTCCCTGCATCCGCACCCGCACCACCACTGCCGCCGGGGACGCCCAACCCTCCATACcccactcttccttctctctcatctctcctATGCTCTCTCAAAATAGGACTCTGcgcttcatcctccccatccccattcCGTCCCATCGTGGGAACTACCCGTTCCCATTCTTTATACCCATCCTCCCCGTTCCCATCCCTGTCACATCCAGATGAACGTACACCGCTTTCTCCGACACGACCTCCAGCATGGCTACTAGGCCGAGCGGTCAGAGTGATTGGATCAAGCACTAACCCTTGCGCAGCTGCTTCAATCCGGCGGCGACGCCATACGATTAGGCGGGCTTGTTGCATTTTACGCCAGATGTACCATGCTGACCAGAGTGTGATGACTATTGGAAATGTGGTTAGCTCAAAAAGAACGGCAGGGGGAGGGGTGGGTGGGACGGGGGACAAGGGGACGTACTAAACCCAAAGATAAGGACACCATGGGATATCCATTTTTCCTTTGTACTCTTTTCTTCAGAATCGAACATGACACCGAGGTAGACTACGATGAGCTAAAGAAAGAATGTC
This Cryptococcus neoformans var. neoformans JEC21 chromosome 14 sequence DNA region includes the following protein-coding sequences:
- a CDS encoding cytoplasm protein, putative is translated as MDQQSSSYPPSYHVSTRQAFDSQASSHHTRDYQRRRDERHAQRDAAYAGDVERRGTENPYWDPRGAPPNVGVQQPLYLSRAGDRPIASRTGSGSGSLPSSHLLSDAELGASPNVFALPSKEGGYPEGWTKEDEEAEREFMKRGMIDWNELKSWRFWIRKEWWYYYIILAVICVLVILMSVYHDDIVNWMKPAANWMKNLTAGWVIPIAVFFVISFPPLFGHEIVAILVGAVWGLWIGFGITAAGTLLGEIGNFYAFKYCLRSTAEKYEKNNINYACLAHVVREGGFFIIFVARLSAIPGHFTTAVFATCGMNIWIFTLAAILSLPKQLIVVYLGVMFDSEEKSTKEKWISHGVLIFGFIITLWSAWYIWRKMQQARLIVWRRRRIEAAAQGLVLDPITLTARPSSHAGGRVGESGVRSSGCDRDGNGEDGYKEWERVVPTMGRNGDGEDEAQSPILREHRRDEREGRVGYGGLGVPGGSGGAGADAGRHQSYQNPYDIRYQNADEMSVYDVDVNGPPVHAAGERDITYGYGYRPAVSSETFLPPQQQISVQRPPQLQHQPPEKQSSILFVPPYSHSQSQSHPQIHSQSRSQSHLHSPSNSQPEGTVVYFPEAHSTGIESTPDGNLGLAGQSETTVHRSATKATVYAKEEGSVAFPKPKPNRI